A stretch of DNA from Cheilinus undulatus linkage group 7, ASM1832078v1, whole genome shotgun sequence:
CtctatctttgtttttaaaaaagctaagCGAGTTGTTCTGTTTAAAACAACGGATCTCAGGCTGGAATAGTGCCAGCTTTATGACACCATTCACCCCCTGGCGCAACACACCAGCTGTGAGTCATAATAATTAGGCCTTGAGCTAATTGGATCACGTGTCCTACCTGTGGTTTCAAATAGCCTTGGCACGTGCAATCACGAAGTTTGAGACGGGTGCTTCAGGTAGGTATGACGCATTTCAGGGAAGCATGTGTATACATAGAATGCAATACCTGTCAGTGATTTGTATATGTTGGGACAAGAGAAGCCTTTGGCTAAAGTATTTACGGAACCAAAATGGCGTGCATATGTATTCcagtttaaactttaatattGCTTATGTGTGGTTTCGCAACCTTCCTGCATGGATGTGTTCCAGGGATCCAGAGTTCACAACTCCTAATAGGTTTGTTTGACATAgtcctttcattttaacaacaaCCTCTTAAGGGTGGTGACTGAAGACATGGGTGGTGCAGTTGTAATTTCCAGCAACTCTTTTTAGATATAGACCATGTTGGACAATACTGCATATATAGCTCATCACAGTCGCGACAGATGGCTCTTCAGCAGGAGTACGGCTCTGTTTAAGGTTTCTGACTCTTAAACTAATTTGTTCCCTGTCGGGTTTGACAGTAAAACGGATTATACTTCAGTCCCCTGACCCTTTCACAGGTGTTTGCTCAACAATGGGTCACTGTTTATGATACAGAGCACTGCCTAGACCTGATCTTTCCGTAAAGTGTTTTAAGATAACCTGACTAGGTGCTATAAATCAAGATCAAGGATGAATTTATGTACCTGCTAAACTTGCTTTTCTGTCCAGGCCATTTGACCCGTGGACGCCAAGACTACTCCTCTTTGGATTCctgtgaaataaaaagattaaacacttttgtattttttttatttgtgtctgccaaacataattCCGAAGCTCTTAATTAAATGATGAGCTCACCAAGTGTCTTCAACTTTAAGCACCAATGGCCTCTACAAACAAATATTAGGCCTCTGCTGTAGAAGCTAACGGTTGTATAGCTAACGGTTAGTAGAAAAAAAGGGATAGAAACGAATAAAGTTAAAAGCATATTAACTCCCCCTAGTTTTTCGGGTGACTTAATTCAAGGTATTTTATAAGCATAAACGTGATATAAACAAAAgttgaggatttttttctcgGTTACTGTGAGTTGAGTTCAACGATTAAATTATAAAAACGGTAAATCGTGAAGAGTTCACAGTTTGCCTGTGACGTCAGGGAGCGCGACACGTGTGAATTCACGCGAGACTTCATTCCCCGTCCCAATTCAATATGGCGCCGTAGGAACGTTGTTATTGTTCTGACGCTCCTTCAAGCTTTTGCTCCACGGCAGAAACTACGTAGTAAAACGACCAAGTGTGTTCGTGCGGGCATGAGAGGAACTTCTGGAGATAATGTTAAGGTCCACCGGCTTCTTCCGAGGGATTGACTGTCCGTTTTATGCGGAGTACAGCGAGggaaaaggcagcaaaaatgggtgcaataGACCGTACTGTCACTTCAGGCACAGCCAGCAGAGACGGTCGTCATACGGAGCACCAGCAGATATTAAGAAGCAGCATACTGCACACAAAGGTCCTgagttttaatgaaatatcaaTAAGTGCGTATATATCCTCGGTTACGGAGTCGGTAGTCATATACGGGATGGACTTAAGAGTTTAACTGAGCTAACGAAACTAGTAAAATTGCTAATTTAATATCTTCTGTTGTTAGCAACActgcagttatttacatttatacaCGTTGAAGGTTCTGTCTCATCATTCAGGAGGTATGTAGACCAAAGAGGGAAACTGTGAAGGCGAAAGTATTGTGATTTGCTAAGTACAATAAAGAGTAgcaaagaacaaacaaaacGAGTCAAAGAATAGTcaaaatgtgtgtatttaatAAGGAAATGAATCAGGGAATGATAGTTTGCATTATTAGCATGAAATACAGTCATTCCACTTGTAGCTTTAAACTAAAGTGTCTGCTTTAGCTGTCAGGCacctgatttttaaacttctgtaCCAAACTAGTAATAATCAAATACCATTGATACATGTCGTGATACCACAATAACCAAAATAGGAGTGATAAGCAAGCACCCaatgttattattttcatattttaatcaccaaactcaTGCAAGCTGTATAAATTGCACAGAAAACTTTGGCAGCGTTTTGGTAAAGAactgttgccaatgtattttgGCAATTAAGACtgtgctctctctttttcttgtgCAGCAGctttatgttaaaaaaacagtggacgtctgtatttattttaaagcgTTGCTACTTTGGTTATTATTGCTTCTTAATGTAAGGTTTTAAAACACAAGGTATCAAACAGTATCAGTGtatgacaattttttaaaaaacattttagttgtaAGTATTTATAGAGCACCATCTATAAtgattcaaagtgctttacagagccAAATGCAAGGCTCTGTATTCTTTAACATTAAGAGCGTTAAAGAATAACAGAGCAAAGATAATACTAATATTATTTTATAAGCTTAAAACGCAGTAAAGCAGGAGCTGAGCTGTTAGACTGTGCAGTGCCAAGTACTTTTTCCCCTCACAATTTAACTTGgaatgcacgatattggatttttgccaatattccTTAGGCTTATACtaacaaattaatttttgaCAATATTAAACATAGTTCAAACCTAAAACTTCATTCCATAAAACACAGGATTTAAAGTTTTAGGATGAACCGAGTAACACATTTTGgttcttaaaacacaaaatttaaagtttgatgatgagcaaattaacaaatttcagtccattaaactcagtttaaagtgtaaggaaggatgttgaatcaagaaaaaatactttagaCATAGGTCTGTCGGTCCAGAATAAAATTCCACAAACCTATTTTCACataaagccaatatttacagctcatataggcagatttttatagcctaAATATCAGtggtaaatattggcagaaattttcatatctgttgATACAGATGCCAATATCGTAAATCCCTGCATAACCCCTTAAAATGAGTACTCTACCCAACCtactagactttttttttaacttgtagACTAACTAACATCTCATAAGAATGGCTCTTTAAACAACAACTTCAAATAAAATCCTTGCCTGTGATATTGCACATAAACATCAGAGGCAGTGTTCTGGGGTTTTTGTGTATGTATTCCCTTGTACTTAATCAAGCTCACAGCATCATTTGAAGTATATCTTGTgatggtttttatttattttaagagtTGAAACTCCTTTAAAGTACCGCATGGAATCATGTTGATACTTAGGAAAGAACATTATTGACACTAAATGGAGACATTCAGTGATCATGAATGAAGTTAAATGGatgcaaaaaatgtatattGTCCCTGTTACAGAAGTACTTCTGTATATGTTGTAGTTGTAATAAGTTTGGTGGTGTGGCTAACAGCATGTGCATCCCTTGGCAGAAATCTTTAGAAAACAGTTGGGGATGCTTGGGATAGGAACACCATGGAAGCTTGGATAAAATATGCTAAACTgcccataataataataatgtgacTATACATTGATCTGTGATTTATTATGTGTTGCAAGTTCATTATTcaatgatttcttttttgttttctgatttaCTGATGATCATAAAATATGCAAGATTTATCTACTTTGTCACAACTTCTTTGTGTCAGTTTCAGCTGTTATTATGCATCAcctccaaactttttttctgttttgttggcTTCTTCTTTGGCTTATTAATTTCACTTCATGCAAGTAATAATGTAGTGAGTCATATTTGTCAGAGAAATATGTTTAGCgtgctgattttaaaaaagtattggGGCAGAGGTTATTCACTATTTTATCACGAGTCTGGAAGATGGCAAATTAGCATGTCTGCAGTATTATCCTACCCTGATGTGAACTACTTATTTATGAGTCATTTTTACTAAGTCTGGTTGTCTTTCTCCCTCGCAGACCAAGGTTATGATCCTTTCAACCCAGAGGTTGTAAAGCCCCAGGATCAGCAGAATGGGGACCTCAGCGGTGCTCTGGAGATGGTCAATAAGGCCATCGAGGAGGTCCGCAGCGAggtggagagagaaaagaggaagcTCTCTCGGATTGGGGATGAACCATACGACCCCAGTGAAAGCTCCAGCATGTCTTCATCTGATGCTGTTCAAAGTAAAGCACCACCTTCACACATGGCCTACGACCCTGGGAGTTATCAGATGACGTCAGGAGGTTATAATCCCACCCCAGGCTGCAGCAAATATACCTTAGATTCAGACAAGCAGGGGAACCACAGTAACTCAATGGAATATGTCCCCACTTCAGTAAAAAAGGCTCCATCTGGGATAAACACATACCAAaacccttctcctcctcccagTCCAAAGTACTCAAACAGCACATCCTCCTCCAAGTGTAAATACACAGTGGACAATTCTAGACCGAGTACAGATATGGAGTACGACCCTCTTTCCAACTACACGGCCGGAATTGCTGTGAAAAGTAAGCGGGAAGAGGGTACGAAAGTTACTAAGCCACATAAACTTCAAGGATCAAACATGCCTGATGAGGAGTACGTCATAGCTGTGAAAAAGCCACGGCTGCAGGGTGTAGACTCTAAAAAATACACTTTCTCTGACTCCGATGAGGAAAGCTCAGGGACGGAGTATCGACCCACCTCGCTTAGTAATGTTCAGCAGAGAAAGGGCAACAACAGTGGGTCTCTTTGGGATatagagaagaaagaaagaactgAAAGTACGCCTAATGCACTGACACAGAGGAATAAAGAAGACTCAGCAGGGGACTCAGATGTCCAAGAAAGTGTGAAGCATAAGGAcagcacagagaaaaagaaagtggAAAGTCAAAGTAGTCacgggaaaagtggcaaatcaGAGAAAGCGTATAAAGCTGAAAaggaagtaaacaaaaaaagtggtagTAAGAGTGTTAGCAGCAGCAGTAAAGACAAAGGGTCAACAAAGAGCTCAATCCAGGACTCTGCAAAGAAGGAGAACAAGAGTCATGAAAAAAGAGATGATAGGAAAAACACAGTTAAGGCTAAAACCTCAGATAAAACTCAGAGGGAAGGCAGACAAGAAAAAAGAAGTGATGGGAAGACAAAAGTTGTAGAGAAAGTTAAAACAGACTCTAGAAAACGGGATAAAGACACAGAAAATCGTGCAAAGGAAAGCAAGAAACCCAAGCTTTCAGACAAAGACAAGGAACACAGTAAGTATAAGGAGCACCAACACAAAAATGGTAAACTTGATAGcaataaaagagaaaaggatGGAAAGAAAACTAGCAAAAGCAGTTCTAGCAGTAGTAGCCATAGTAAAGGGAGTTCTGCAAACatcaaagaaaaggagaagcaTAATATCAGCTCCTCAAATGGGAAAAGACTGGAGTGTAAAAAGAGAAGTCTGAGTCTCAGTCACGCTGATCTGTTTGGAGACGAGAGTCCAGATGAGGTTGAGCTGATAGTTATTGATGAGACggatgatgaagaggaagaaagactGGTAAGAAAATCTGCCGATGCTTTGAAAAGAGGACGTCTGAACAAAAGGAAAGCATCAGAACTGACTCCGTCTTCCTCTGATGACGAGGGAGGTGATGTTGTGGAGATCAGGGCAGGCAAAGACAGAGTTGACAGTGTTGGAATTGACTTCTCTAGTTTCCAAGATGACCTGGACTTTGACTCCGATCCTATGGAGGAATGTTTACGGATTTTCAATGAGTCCAATGACGTTAAGAAGGAGGACAAGGGAAGGCAAGCTAAACAGGTATCAGTGTTGCTATCTCATAAtaattttccatcttctctgtCATTTTATATTCATATTATTCAAATGGtagataaaataaacatgtcatGTTGCCCCCCCCAGCCCCCacgagagacagaggaggagaaaagcaCAGAGAGCACTTTAACCACTCTCTTTCCTGGTCAAAAGAAGAGAGTATCCCATTTTGTTGCCAAAGGAAATGTAAGTTTGGGAAATGTTTGTCTCTCTATATCCCATAGTGTGGTCAGAAGGCAGTGGGGTGACCACCCATTATACTTTCTAAACATGCAAATGTACATAGAGATTAAAAGAAAGCAAATACTGTGACCATGCCGGCACAACTGCTCA
This window harbors:
- the rexo1 gene encoding RNA exonuclease 1 homolog, with protein sequence MLRSTGFFRGIDCPFYAEYSEGKGSKNGCNRPYCHFRHSQQRRSSYGAPADIKKQHTAHKDQGYDPFNPEVVKPQDQQNGDLSGALEMVNKAIEEVRSEVEREKRKLSRIGDEPYDPSESSSMSSSDAVQSKAPPSHMAYDPGSYQMTSGGYNPTPGCSKYTLDSDKQGNHSNSMEYVPTSVKKAPSGINTYQNPSPPPSPKYSNSTSSSKCKYTVDNSRPSTDMEYDPLSNYTAGIAVKSKREEGTKVTKPHKLQGSNMPDEEYVIAVKKPRLQGVDSKKYTFSDSDEESSGTEYRPTSLSNVQQRKGNNSGSLWDIEKKERTESTPNALTQRNKEDSAGDSDVQESVKHKDSTEKKKVESQSSHGKSGKSEKAYKAEKEVNKKSGSKSVSSSSKDKGSTKSSIQDSAKKENKSHEKRDDRKNTVKAKTSDKTQREGRQEKRSDGKTKVVEKVKTDSRKRDKDTENRAKESKKPKLSDKDKEHSKYKEHQHKNGKLDSNKREKDGKKTSKSSSSSSSHSKGSSANIKEKEKHNISSSNGKRLECKKRSLSLSHADLFGDESPDEVELIVIDETDDEEEERLVRKSADALKRGRLNKRKASELTPSSSDDEGGDVVEIRAGKDRVDSVGIDFSSFQDDLDFDSDPMEECLRIFNESNDVKKEDKGRQAKQPPRETEEEKSTESTLTTLFPGQKKRVSHFVAKGNTDAPSKPVVQPYKRLTAQEVCYRRMQMAQEQAAQLSASVKASSQSSSPGFSGEKKRIAHRPNPQMTSPKTNVKPAASRVLSPSQSHQTVKTQTTAGILSKTTSTVTQKRMAHTPTIKSNSMKRPIIPTEFGAKVPTNIRQRYLNTFIDECVKFCPSEQEAIQMALDEEKLVYERSSSKNIYLNVAVNTLKKLRSKSSAGPSPVTKEPGSAANRKAQSHEEVLGGRLAATTSFTVNRMGRQQEEKLTGTTLYRKLKTYLMTEEQLQEHGYPRPNPEAAGRALIYNQPEKKNTPDPFNKICCRCGAEYRVNVNGSCVRKEECSFHWGRLRRHKVAGGWETNYSCCAAAVGAPGCQVAKQHVQDGRKESLDGYVTTFSKSLPLDGNGGVFALDCEMCYTKQGLELTRVTVIDSDRKVIYDTFVKPESKVVDYNTRFSGVTEEDLENATITLRDVQAVLLSMFSAESILIGHSLESDLLALKLIHSSVVDTAIVFPHRLGLPYKRALRNLMADHLKRIIQDNVEGHDSSEDASACMELMIWKIKEDAKVKR